One window of Solwaraspora sp. WMMA2056 genomic DNA carries:
- a CDS encoding septum formation family protein, giving the protein MRRRWIRLLLAVTVLTAAAGCGLAPRTAGGELTDGWAVMPTPKPFVPDVGACHPVATNGTGHRDDYTPVTCDRPHDLETVFVGIFTGTHAVSDRAPAHGSAARRVARHSCDQRVRQFLGDDWQAGRVRLDVVVPSTAAWSGGARWYRCDVGEMTSMQDRSLVTRTGSLAGALGPDGPLRWGCFNPGSVSGGDVDVLTPVACTQPHRSEFAGLYVESDLPYDQFAANSDRVHERCRQVVAEYAALPVDDDLRYRVGTIYDYPFKDEWDDGNLTVRCLLWRDDPPLTRSVRDGGPAALPVRQN; this is encoded by the coding sequence ATGCGACGGCGGTGGATCCGGCTGCTCCTGGCGGTCACAGTCCTGACAGCGGCAGCAGGATGCGGGCTCGCACCGCGTACCGCAGGCGGTGAACTCACCGACGGCTGGGCCGTCATGCCGACCCCGAAACCGTTCGTTCCCGACGTCGGCGCCTGCCACCCGGTCGCCACGAACGGCACCGGCCACCGCGACGATTACACCCCCGTCACCTGCGACCGGCCGCACGACCTGGAGACCGTCTTCGTCGGCATCTTCACCGGCACGCATGCCGTCAGCGACCGCGCTCCGGCACACGGTTCGGCCGCACGTCGCGTCGCCCGCCACAGCTGCGACCAGCGGGTCCGCCAGTTCCTCGGCGACGACTGGCAGGCCGGCCGGGTACGACTGGACGTCGTCGTCCCGTCGACCGCCGCCTGGTCCGGCGGGGCCCGCTGGTACCGGTGCGACGTCGGCGAGATGACCAGCATGCAGGACCGCAGCCTGGTGACCCGCACCGGCAGCCTGGCCGGTGCGCTCGGCCCCGACGGCCCACTGCGCTGGGGCTGCTTCAACCCCGGCTCGGTCAGTGGAGGCGACGTTGACGTGCTCACCCCGGTGGCCTGCACGCAGCCGCACCGCAGCGAGTTCGCCGGCCTGTACGTCGAGAGCGACCTGCCCTACGACCAGTTCGCCGCCAACTCCGACCGGGTCCACGAACGGTGCCGGCAGGTCGTCGCCGAGTACGCCGCGCTTCCCGTCGACGACGATCTGCGGTACCGCGTCGGCACCATCTACGACTATCCCTTCAAGGACGAGTGGGACGACGGCAACCTCACCGTACGGTGCCTGCTGTGGCGCGACGACCCGCCGCTGACCCGCTCGGTCCGTGACGGCGGACCGGCCGCCCTGCCGGTGCGGCAGAACTGA
- a CDS encoding beta-galactosidase, protein MTPPRDRSAAPLLPSIRGIALGCDYNPEQWPSTVWREDVALMRQAGVDLVAINIFGWSSIEPRPGEYDFAALDEVIGLLHDAGIRLNLGTGTASPPPWLTTRHPEVLPQAADGTTRFPGGRQAWCPSSPVFREHALALVEQVARRYGGHPALALWHVSNELGCHNALCYDETSAVAFRRWLRQRYGSVEALNDAWGTAFWSQRYGDWDEVDPPRANLSVANPAQLLDFHRFSSAQLLEHYRAEAAVLRRHSAAPITTNLMVTAHIRNLDYWSWAPDLDIVANDHYLDHRLGDPVAELSFAADLTRGLAGGAPWMLMEQATGAVNWQPWNLAKEPGQMIRNSLTHVARGADSICFFQWRASAAGAEKYHSAMLPHAGTDTTTWREVLRLSEVLDRVGEVVGTRVRSDVAMLFSWESWWSADGPARPSTEVRYLDQVHAAYTGLRELGVTCDVVAPDADLTGYRLVVVSCLHLVTDEQAAGLADYVDAGGHLLVTFYSGIVDEHDRIRLGGYPGAFRDLLGVVGEEFVPLPPGAEVALDNGAHARWWTERLRTTTAATLARYADGPLPGTPAVTRNAHGAGTAWYVATALAPDGLRGVLRTAVDGAGVIPPGPENDGSVEVIRRVGADRSYLFVVNHGRREIRHAATGYELVTGTPVDGRLRVGPGEVRVVREESAR, encoded by the coding sequence ATGACACCGCCCCGTGACCGGTCGGCCGCACCACTGCTGCCGTCGATCCGCGGCATCGCACTGGGCTGCGACTACAACCCGGAGCAGTGGCCGTCGACGGTGTGGCGCGAGGACGTCGCGCTGATGCGGCAGGCCGGCGTCGACCTGGTGGCGATCAACATCTTCGGCTGGTCGAGCATCGAACCCCGGCCGGGCGAGTACGACTTCGCCGCCCTCGACGAGGTGATCGGCCTGCTGCACGACGCCGGCATCCGGCTCAACCTCGGCACCGGCACCGCCTCCCCGCCGCCCTGGCTGACCACCCGCCACCCCGAGGTGCTGCCGCAGGCCGCCGACGGCACCACCCGGTTCCCCGGCGGGCGGCAGGCGTGGTGCCCGAGCTCACCGGTGTTCCGCGAGCACGCCCTGGCGCTGGTCGAGCAGGTCGCCCGCCGCTACGGCGGGCACCCCGCCCTGGCGCTGTGGCACGTCTCCAACGAGCTCGGCTGCCACAACGCGCTGTGCTACGACGAGACCAGCGCGGTCGCGTTCCGGCGCTGGCTGCGGCAGCGCTACGGCAGCGTCGAGGCGCTCAACGACGCCTGGGGCACGGCCTTCTGGAGTCAGCGCTACGGCGACTGGGACGAGGTGGACCCACCCCGGGCGAACCTGTCGGTGGCCAACCCGGCGCAGCTACTGGACTTCCACCGGTTCAGCTCCGCGCAGCTGCTGGAGCACTATCGGGCCGAGGCGGCGGTGCTGCGCCGGCACAGCGCCGCGCCGATCACCACGAATCTGATGGTAACCGCTCATATCAGGAACCTAGACTACTGGTCCTGGGCTCCTGACCTGGACATCGTCGCCAACGACCACTATCTGGACCACCGGCTCGGCGACCCGGTCGCGGAACTGTCCTTCGCCGCCGACCTCACCCGGGGGCTGGCCGGGGGAGCGCCGTGGATGTTGATGGAGCAGGCGACCGGCGCGGTCAATTGGCAGCCCTGGAACCTCGCCAAGGAGCCGGGCCAGATGATCCGCAACTCGCTCACCCACGTCGCCCGGGGTGCCGACTCGATCTGCTTCTTCCAGTGGCGGGCCTCCGCCGCCGGTGCCGAGAAGTACCACTCGGCGATGCTGCCGCACGCCGGCACCGACACCACCACCTGGCGGGAGGTGCTGCGGCTGTCGGAGGTGCTCGACCGCGTCGGTGAGGTCGTCGGCACCCGGGTCCGCTCCGACGTGGCCATGCTGTTCAGCTGGGAGTCCTGGTGGTCGGCCGACGGTCCGGCCCGCCCGTCGACCGAGGTCCGCTATCTCGACCAGGTGCACGCCGCCTACACCGGCCTGCGGGAGCTCGGCGTCACCTGCGACGTCGTCGCCCCCGACGCCGATCTCACCGGCTACCGGCTGGTCGTCGTGTCGTGTCTGCACCTGGTGACCGACGAGCAGGCCGCAGGGCTGGCCGACTACGTCGACGCGGGCGGCCACCTGCTGGTGACCTTCTACAGCGGCATCGTCGACGAGCACGACCGGATCCGCCTCGGCGGCTACCCCGGTGCCTTCCGCGACCTGCTCGGCGTGGTCGGCGAGGAGTTCGTCCCGCTGCCGCCCGGTGCCGAGGTCGCCCTGGACAACGGGGCACACGCCCGATGGTGGACCGAGCGGTTGCGCACCACCACCGCCGCGACCCTCGCCCGCTACGCAGACGGCCCGCTGCCCGGCACCCCGGCGGTCACCCGCAACGCCCACGGTGCCGGCACCGCCTGGTACGTGGCGACCGCGTTGGCCCCCGACGGGCTGCGCGGCGTGCTGCGTACCGCCGTCGACGGGGCCGGGGTTATCCCGCCCGGTCCGGAGAACGACGGCTCGGTCGAGGTGATCCGCCGCGTCGGTGCCGACCGCAGCTACCTGTTCGTCGTCAACCACGGCCGTCGGGAGATCCGCCACGCCGCCACCGGCTACGAGCTCGTCACCGGGACCCCGGTCGACGGGCGGCTGCGGGTCGGCCCCGGCGAGGTCCGGGTGGTCAGAGAGGAGTCGGCCCGGTGA
- a CDS encoding LacI family DNA-binding transcriptional regulator has translation MNRPRPTTKRATVHDVAAAAGVSRGTVSRVLNGGYVSPTARAAILAAIAEVGYVPNTAARNLVTQRSQAVGFIVLEPHSLFLEDPNIGAIMLGANAVLSTAEYQMVNLVVDSDRDTERVARYLSGGFVDGAVIVSARVHDPITRVVTDLKLPATFVGHPPDLAQEIPYVGVDNVGSAREITARLAATGRRRIGMIAAALNRDSGADRLTGFRQGLGDRFDPRLVVEVPLYDYSCGVSGMQTLLERAPDLDGVFAASDVVAAGAIQTLREAGRTVPADVGVVGFDDSAWARRTNPPLSTVHQPAKEIGARAADLVLCQLNGAPVAPGGVLLPTPVVWRGSA, from the coding sequence GTGAACCGGCCGAGACCGACGACGAAGCGGGCCACCGTGCACGACGTCGCCGCCGCCGCCGGCGTGTCCCGGGGCACCGTCAGCCGGGTCCTCAACGGCGGCTACGTCTCCCCCACCGCCCGCGCCGCGATCCTCGCCGCCATCGCCGAGGTCGGCTACGTGCCGAACACCGCCGCCCGTAACCTGGTCACCCAGCGCTCCCAGGCGGTCGGCTTCATCGTGCTGGAACCGCACTCGCTGTTCCTGGAGGACCCGAACATCGGGGCGATCATGCTGGGGGCCAACGCGGTGCTCTCCACCGCCGAGTACCAGATGGTCAACCTGGTGGTCGACTCCGACCGCGACACCGAACGGGTCGCCCGCTACCTCAGCGGCGGTTTCGTCGACGGCGCGGTGATCGTCTCGGCCCGGGTGCACGACCCGATCACCCGGGTCGTCACCGACCTGAAACTGCCGGCCACCTTCGTCGGGCATCCGCCCGACCTGGCCCAGGAGATCCCGTACGTCGGGGTCGACAACGTCGGTTCGGCACGCGAGATCACCGCGCGGCTGGCCGCCACCGGCCGGCGGCGCATCGGCATGATCGCCGCCGCCCTGAACCGCGACTCCGGCGCCGACCGGCTCACCGGTTTCCGCCAGGGCCTCGGCGACCGGTTCGACCCCCGGCTGGTCGTCGAGGTCCCGCTCTACGACTACTCGTGCGGCGTCAGCGGCATGCAGACCCTGTTGGAGCGGGCACCCGACCTCGACGGTGTCTTCGCCGCCTCGGACGTGGTCGCGGCCGGAGCGATCCAGACCCTGCGCGAGGCCGGCCGGACCGTACCGGCCGACGTCGGCGTCGTCGGCTTCGACGACAGCGCCTGGGCCCGACGCACCAACCCGCCGCTGTCCACCGTGCACCAGCCGGCGAAGGAGATCGGCGCCCGCGCCGCCGACCTGGTGCTGTGCCAGCTCAACGGGGCACCCGTCGCACCCGGCGGGGTGCTGCTGCCCACCCCCGTCGTCTGGCGCGGATCCGCCTGA
- a CDS encoding sugar ABC transporter permease, producing MIRSRTARSTATGRRRAPVPHKSAIAIFVVPFGALFALFYAVPIGYAVVQSLYVVERTGTFGPAREVFGGLAQYQRVFTDGPFWSSIGRVLLFGVVQVPVMLGVALLLALLLDSGLVRGRRFFRLAFFVPYAVPGVVAAIMWGFLYSPNLSPFAAVTGRVDLLGADLVLWSIANVVTWVYVGYNMLIIYSSLLAIPPEIYEAARLDGAGPARIAWSIKIPMVMPAIVLTTVFSIIGTLQLLAEPQVFRTFSSAVSSSYTPNLTVYSTSSIPNFNLAAAFSVVLALATFALSFTFLKFTQRRSAR from the coding sequence GTGATCAGATCCCGTACGGCGCGGTCGACGGCAACCGGCCGCCGCCGGGCACCCGTACCGCACAAGAGCGCCATCGCGATCTTCGTGGTGCCGTTCGGGGCGCTCTTCGCGCTCTTCTACGCCGTCCCCATCGGCTACGCCGTGGTCCAGTCGCTGTACGTCGTGGAGCGCACCGGCACCTTCGGCCCGGCCCGGGAAGTCTTCGGTGGGCTCGCCCAGTACCAGCGGGTCTTCACCGACGGCCCGTTCTGGTCCTCGATCGGCCGGGTGCTGCTGTTCGGCGTGGTCCAGGTACCGGTGATGCTCGGCGTCGCCCTGCTGCTGGCTCTGCTGCTGGACTCCGGTCTGGTCCGTGGGCGGCGGTTCTTCCGGCTCGCCTTCTTCGTGCCGTACGCGGTGCCCGGCGTCGTCGCGGCGATCATGTGGGGTTTCCTGTACTCGCCCAACCTGTCGCCGTTCGCCGCCGTCACCGGCCGGGTCGACCTGCTCGGCGCCGACCTGGTGCTGTGGTCCATCGCCAACGTCGTCACCTGGGTCTACGTCGGCTACAACATGCTGATCATCTATTCGTCGCTGCTGGCGATCCCGCCGGAGATCTACGAGGCGGCCCGGCTCGACGGCGCCGGTCCGGCCCGGATCGCCTGGTCGATCAAGATCCCGATGGTGATGCCGGCGATCGTGCTGACCACCGTCTTCTCCATCATCGGCACCCTCCAACTGCTGGCCGAACCGCAGGTGTTCCGCACCTTCAGCTCGGCGGTGTCCAGCAGCTACACCCCGAACCTGACCGTCTACTCCACCTCGTCGATCCCCAACTTCAACCTGGCCGCGGCCTTCTCGGTGGTGCTCGCCTTGGCGACCTTCGCGCTGTCGTTCACGTTCCTGAAGTTCACCCAGCGTCGGAGCGCGCGATGA
- a CDS encoding transcription antitermination factor NusB: MSVGTDRTRRGRRHVDPARDAAYEAVAAVHRDDAYANLVLPTILRDRQLHGRDAAFATELTYGTLRMVGTLDLIIARAAGRGVDRIDPPARDALRLGAYQLLHTRVPAHAAVSSTVDLVHNVATGAVGFANAVLREISGRDLDTWLIELAPDEQTDPIGHLAVTFHHPEWIVRAFAEALGDDLAETTRLLIEDNERPPVHLCARPGRVEAAALADEVAGAPGAFSPYAVYLSGGAPSDLSAIRQGRAHVQDEGSQLVAAALTAADVPGQDTRWLDLCAGPGGKAALLGALAVDRGAQVTAVEIAEHRSRLVEQAVRGLPVTVRTTDGRRVGAGEDLPAASFDRVLVDAPCTGLGSLRRRPESRWRRQPSDLPPLTRLQRELLTAGLRAVRPGGVVAYVTCSPHRVETHVSVTEAARRSGVPVDFVDARPLLPAGMPGLGDGPSVQLWPHRHGTDAMFLAVLRRTDKQ; encoded by the coding sequence ATGAGCGTGGGCACCGACCGGACGCGGCGCGGCCGCCGACACGTCGACCCGGCCCGGGACGCGGCGTACGAGGCGGTCGCGGCGGTGCACCGCGACGACGCGTACGCCAACCTGGTGCTGCCGACGATCCTGCGGGACCGGCAGCTCCACGGCCGGGACGCGGCGTTCGCCACCGAGCTGACCTACGGCACCCTGCGGATGGTCGGCACCCTGGATCTGATCATCGCCCGAGCGGCCGGCCGGGGCGTGGACCGGATCGACCCGCCGGCCCGCGACGCACTGCGCCTCGGCGCGTACCAGCTGCTGCACACCCGGGTGCCGGCGCACGCCGCCGTGTCGTCGACGGTGGACCTGGTGCACAACGTGGCGACGGGCGCGGTCGGGTTCGCCAACGCCGTACTGCGGGAGATCTCCGGCCGTGACCTGGACACCTGGCTGATTGAGCTGGCACCCGACGAGCAGACCGACCCGATCGGCCACCTGGCGGTCACCTTCCACCATCCGGAGTGGATCGTGCGGGCGTTCGCCGAGGCGCTCGGCGACGACCTGGCGGAGACGACCCGGCTGTTGATCGAGGACAACGAGCGACCGCCGGTGCACCTGTGTGCCCGGCCGGGGCGGGTCGAGGCGGCCGCGCTGGCCGACGAGGTCGCTGGCGCGCCGGGGGCCTTCTCGCCGTACGCCGTCTACCTGTCCGGCGGCGCGCCCAGTGACCTGTCGGCGATCAGGCAGGGGCGGGCGCACGTACAGGACGAGGGCTCGCAGCTGGTGGCAGCGGCGTTGACCGCCGCCGACGTGCCCGGCCAGGACACCCGGTGGCTGGACCTGTGCGCCGGCCCCGGCGGTAAGGCGGCACTGCTGGGCGCGCTCGCCGTCGACCGGGGCGCGCAGGTCACCGCGGTGGAGATCGCCGAGCACCGGTCCCGCCTGGTGGAGCAGGCGGTCCGCGGGCTGCCGGTGACCGTGCGGACGACGGACGGCCGGCGGGTCGGTGCCGGTGAGGATCTGCCGGCGGCTTCCTTCGACCGGGTCCTGGTCGACGCGCCGTGCACCGGGCTCGGTTCGCTGCGGCGCCGTCCCGAGTCGCGCTGGCGCCGTCAGCCGTCGGACCTGCCGCCGTTGACCCGGTTGCAGCGGGAGTTGCTCACGGCCGGTCTGCGCGCGGTCCGCCCGGGTGGGGTGGTGGCGTATGTGACCTGTTCGCCGCATCGGGTGGAGACCCACGTGTCGGTGACCGAGGCGGCGCGGCGCAGCGGCGTACCGGTGGACTTCGTCGACGCGCGGCCGTTGTTGCCGGCGGGGATGCCGGGCCTCGGTGACGGTCCGTCGGTGCAGTTGTGGCCGCACCGGCACGGCACCGACGCGATGTTCCTCGCGGTGCTGCGCCGGACGGATAAGCAGTAG
- a CDS encoding carbohydrate ABC transporter permease has translation MSAPARTPAGRTSTGTSTRESLLSRSAATLVMLVCTAYFLVPIWWLVVASAKPDGRVTQGAPLWFDDFSLVDNVTEVLTYRDGVFPRWILNSLAYTGGAALIGTLLAAMCGYALAKYRFPGRETLFNVVLGGVLVPATALALPLFLIFSRFEATNTFWSVFLPSLVNPFGVYLARIYAAASVPDELLEAARLDGAGEVRTFFTVATRLMLPALVTIFLFHFVAVWNNFLLPLIMLGDERLFPVTLGLYTWNTQVNQLPELRGLVLVGALLSIVPLVAAFLLLQRFWRTGLGAGSVK, from the coding sequence ATGAGCGCCCCGGCCCGGACCCCCGCCGGCCGCACGTCCACCGGTACGTCGACCCGCGAGTCGCTGCTGTCGCGGTCCGCCGCGACCCTGGTCATGCTGGTCTGCACCGCGTACTTCCTGGTGCCGATCTGGTGGCTGGTGGTCGCCTCGGCGAAACCCGACGGGCGGGTCACCCAGGGCGCGCCCCTGTGGTTCGACGACTTCTCGCTGGTCGACAACGTCACCGAGGTCCTCACCTACCGCGACGGGGTGTTCCCGCGGTGGATCCTCAACAGCCTCGCCTACACCGGCGGCGCCGCCCTGATCGGCACCCTGCTCGCCGCGATGTGCGGGTACGCCCTGGCCAAGTACCGGTTCCCCGGCCGGGAGACGCTGTTCAACGTGGTGCTCGGCGGGGTGCTGGTGCCGGCGACCGCGCTCGCCCTGCCGCTGTTTCTGATCTTCAGCCGGTTCGAGGCGACCAACACCTTCTGGTCGGTCTTCCTGCCCAGCCTGGTCAACCCGTTCGGGGTCTACCTGGCCCGGATCTACGCCGCCGCCAGCGTGCCGGACGAACTGTTGGAAGCGGCCCGCCTCGACGGTGCCGGTGAGGTACGGACCTTCTTCACCGTCGCCACCCGGCTGATGCTGCCCGCGCTGGTCACCATCTTCCTGTTCCACTTCGTCGCGGTCTGGAACAACTTCCTGCTGCCGCTGATCATGCTCGGCGACGAGCGGCTGTTCCCGGTCACCCTCGGCCTCTACACCTGGAACACCCAGGTCAACCAGCTGCCCGAACTGCGTGGCCTGGTGCTCGTCGGCGCGCTGCTGTCGATCGTGCCGCTGGTCGCCGCGTTCCTGCTGCTCCAACGCTTCTGGCGGACCGGCCTCGGGGCCGGCTCGGTCAAGTGA
- a CDS encoding extracellular solute-binding protein, giving the protein MRLPASTVGVLLAGTLALTACSSGDSGDAGTGTDAATDCSPAEGPVTLDFTSWIPGIEQVVEVWNEQNPDIQVNVQTGPNGNGGTYQNFFNQLRAGNAPDLGQIEYDALPSFRVQDGLVDLGACDIVLDAQDQFVDWTWGQVSFGEEGSAYAVPQDAGPMALFYRADLFEANGIEVPTTWAEYAAAAETVRAAGGYITNFSSSDINQFAGLAWQAGGRWFANDGDQWTVDLTDPQTTQVAEYWQDLIDRDLVSTVPPWTTEWDNAYNSGSAWTWVSAVWGANSISSGAPDTAGKWAVAPMPQWNAGDQSAGNWGGSSTAVFRGSEHVYEAAQFALWLNTSEEALTLLNAEANLYPATTAGAQLPALREGVEFYGGQPIYEVFAEASAQVAADFVWGPTMTQTYADASDGFKAAVSGQGTLLDALTAAQTSTVDTLKSQSIPVAE; this is encoded by the coding sequence ATGAGACTCCCCGCCTCGACGGTCGGCGTACTGCTCGCCGGCACGCTCGCGCTGACCGCCTGCTCCTCCGGCGACTCCGGCGATGCCGGTACCGGTACCGACGCCGCCACCGACTGCAGCCCGGCCGAAGGCCCGGTCACCCTCGACTTCACCTCCTGGATCCCCGGCATCGAGCAGGTGGTCGAGGTCTGGAACGAGCAGAACCCCGACATCCAGGTCAACGTGCAGACCGGGCCGAACGGCAACGGTGGCACCTACCAGAACTTCTTCAACCAGCTGCGGGCCGGCAACGCGCCGGACCTGGGCCAGATCGAGTACGACGCACTGCCCAGCTTCCGGGTCCAGGACGGCCTGGTCGACCTCGGTGCCTGCGACATCGTGCTCGACGCCCAGGACCAGTTCGTCGACTGGACCTGGGGGCAGGTCAGCTTCGGCGAGGAGGGTTCGGCGTACGCCGTACCGCAGGACGCCGGACCGATGGCCCTGTTCTACCGGGCGGACCTGTTCGAGGCCAACGGCATCGAGGTGCCGACCACCTGGGCCGAGTACGCGGCCGCCGCCGAGACGGTCCGCGCCGCCGGCGGCTACATCACCAACTTCTCCTCCAGCGACATCAACCAGTTCGCCGGGCTGGCCTGGCAGGCCGGCGGCCGGTGGTTCGCCAACGACGGCGACCAGTGGACGGTGGACCTGACCGACCCGCAGACCACCCAGGTCGCCGAGTACTGGCAGGACCTGATCGACCGGGACCTCGTCTCGACCGTGCCGCCGTGGACCACCGAGTGGGACAACGCCTACAACAGCGGCTCCGCCTGGACCTGGGTGTCGGCCGTGTGGGGTGCCAACTCGATCAGCTCCGGCGCGCCGGACACCGCCGGCAAGTGGGCGGTCGCGCCGATGCCGCAGTGGAACGCCGGTGACCAGAGCGCCGGCAACTGGGGCGGCTCCTCCACCGCCGTTTTCCGGGGCAGCGAGCACGTCTACGAGGCAGCTCAGTTCGCCCTCTGGCTGAACACCTCCGAGGAAGCGCTGACCCTGCTCAACGCCGAGGCGAACCTCTACCCGGCGACCACCGCCGGTGCCCAGCTGCCGGCGTTGCGCGAGGGCGTGGAGTTCTACGGCGGCCAGCCGATCTACGAGGTCTTCGCCGAGGCGTCGGCGCAGGTCGCCGCGGACTTCGTCTGGGGCCCGACGATGACCCAGACCTACGCCGACGCCTCCGACGGCTTCAAGGCGGCGGTCTCCGGGCAGGGCACCCTGCTGGACGCGCTGACCGCCGCCCAGACCTCTACCGTGGATACCCTGAAGTCCCAGTCCATCCCGGTAGCGGAGTGA